A window of Gadus chalcogrammus isolate NIFS_2021 chromosome 2, NIFS_Gcha_1.0, whole genome shotgun sequence genomic DNA:
agatagatagatagatagacagacagacagacagacagacagacagacagacagacagacagacagacagacagacagacagacagacagacagacagacagacagacagacagacagacagacagacagacagacagacagacagacagacagacagacagacagacagacagatagatagatagatagatagattgacaGATAGAttgacagatagatagatagactgtAACACGCACTGTACGATGCCGTGACACACTgacatgagacatgagagcgcTGGTCGACATGCTGGCTGGTACTGGTGTAACACTGGCCTACTTGTCCCCCCTACTCCCCAGCTGGAATGAGGCTTGTCGATGGGTAATACACCACTACAGCCTTCCAGTCACTCAACAGGAGGCTCCTGTACACTCGGGTTCCACCTGGTGCTGGTAGATGTCCATCTCTTACAGATCTTGTGTTTAATACACAAGGGTGTCATATTGTGGGACTTAGGGTGTCATATTGTGCATGGTTCCTGAGTTCTTCAGCCTCCTCTAATACGCTGATGGCATCACTTACAATACGGAATCAGGCTTGTTTTTGATAGCATGTCCTTTGTGTAGGTTTAACTACTAGCTCTGATTGACTGCATCATCATTTCTGCATTTCCGACAGTGTGGGACAAAGGTTAATTACTACATCAATGAGTGTTCAGTAGCTCGTTAGTGATTGCAGTTAGGTAACATGGCTACATTTTTTATGAGGCTCTGATTATGGTTGATATCTTATCTGAGATTTGGTCGTTTTTCATTGGTAGTTCCTTGTGTGTAGTCTTTGTATTCATTGGTTCCCTGGAAACCAACCTTACAACCGTAGCGATGAGGAAGCTGTAGCTTGAGAAAAAAGCACACCAAAACTAAATATGTTCACAATATGTTGAGAAGGCCATCATTGTCTTTATTTGACTTTCAACCTCGTAATGCGCCATCATCCAAAATGAAAATCAGTGTCAGTAAACATACATAGTCATGTCAGATGTAGGTGTGGCCTCAAACAAACAGACCAATCACCTTCCATCCCTAAGAACCACACAATTCTCCCGTCTCCTTTTTTTTTCCGTTCTTTGTTGTTTCCATAAAACCATCTGCAAAACCAAAAACACTACATATTTTATACACAGTGAGAAAACAagcagtgggtgtgtgtgtgggggggggggggggtcctcgtgTTCAATAGTGGGACGTTACGGTAACAGCACATGAAGAAATGGAGAAAACAGTACAGTGTTGCCCGACGGCAGGggtcattttacatttatacacaaGTGCTTGAGAAGCCCAGCAGGGGACGTAGCGTCCCAGGTCCCGACAGGCCCTGGACCGTCCAGTATCAGAGCTTTATCTAGGATCAGGGTCGGGGCATCAGAGGAACAGCACAGGCACGTAAGGTAACAGATCACCGTTTCCTTAGAGAAGCTCAGTATGGTGGCTGTGCTGGCTGGTGGCTTGTAGACCACCAGACACCGTGGAGGTGTCACAGCGACTATAGATTGTGTTCCTATATTATCCTCACTGATCCCATGATCTGATAGCAGGAAGTATCAGATGATGGGAGGAGGTTCTTGATATCAGAGGGGTGCCGTGCTGCAGAACTGCAGAACAGATCGATGGGTCTCAGGGTTACCCTATCAGAGCTCAACAGGCCGTCCCTTTCTTAGATGATTCATTCTAAACCCATGTGGTATGTATCCCATAGAGTCCGTACAAATCCATGGGCTATCATCCTGTGGGCTTTAATGCAGAAATGGGCACAAAACAGGGAAATAATTACAGAGGGTCAGTAGACGGGAAGAACACGACATTGTTGATCAAGCTTTAAATGAATCTCAGCGCACAGCCCACAGCTGGTGACCATTTTAAGAAGGCCCCGTCTCAAGAAGCAATACGCTTCCCATTCAGTGCTTTTGGCGCTCAAACTCAGAATCAAACTCAAGCCCATCTCTCTTAACAGGGCATTCAAACGCTCAAGCTGTGTAATGGAGGGAGATGTGTTTTCATTGGGTCAGTGGGGGTCTGGGACACAGAATGGCTGTACATTAATCAGATTCATCCTGGGACACTCCACTTTCAAGATCCTCTTCAACTTTTTTAGgtatttcaatttttttccccCAAAGATTTCTttgcaaaatatatatttatataagatACGTAAACTGATATATCACAATCATGTACAAAACAAGTGCTTGAAAAAGTAGTGGAGATTGTAAAATAATAGACATGGTCTGGGGTCGGGGAGGTCAGAGGTAGGGTCCAAGGAAGAGGTATGGAACTTGGTATCTGAAGTTTTGTAGATGCCTTTGCTTCTTTGGTCTAGGGAATGGTCCcgttttttgtttgcatttcaTAAAATTAAGGCAGATAGCCAcacatttgtatgtttttttgctACAGTCAAATTCGTACCAAATTAACAGTACTGATAAAGCTTGAGAAAAGACAAGAGTTTTGTTTTCTGTTACTACATTCTTTGCTAAAAACAAGATTATTCACGATGGTGAATAATCGTGTGGAATTGAAGTACAAAAGGCTGTTCCATTCCCCCTCTCTGTGCATTAACAAAAGTGCTTCTGAATGAAGAGGGTGTAAGAAATGACATATCTTTACATTATATACAAATTAATATCACAGGGGTCTCAAAATGTCCAGTCCTGTGTGATGATAGTGTGGGAGAAGTCCAGCTTCTTGTCCCGAGGAGGGGTTTCATGGGAGGGATGTGCTACCGGAATGGAGGGCCTAACTGGTTTAACATGAGATAACCAGAAGCAGCTTAAGCCGCCAATGTCACTCAGTCTAGCTGTTCTGCGTCGTCCGTCCTGTACCCCTTCCCTGATGTAACCTGGGTGCTAATGCCCACCACGCTATAGCTGTCCCTCACGTGGTTCTGTTGGGTAGCCAGGGCCAGGTAGGGGTGCTGGGGCAGAGAAGGCAGcatggcagagagaggggtggcCGGTGACTCCTGAACAGAGTTGCTTCCGCTTGTGCTCATAGACCTGTGCTTCAGTCTGAGTTTGTGTGGTAAGGCAGTTCCCTTCACCTCCCCCTGAGAATCCTTAGACTGGACCTGAGAGCTGCACGGGGGCGTGGGGGCGGCCGGCTGGTGGAACCTGACCAGATGCTGGTTTGGGTAGCAGCCCGCGTCGGAGCAAGATGAGGACGGAGGCTCGTCCTCGTCTGTGGATGCGTCTTTGTCAGAGCTTCGGGGGTCTCCGTCACTGGAAGAGGTGTCCTTGTTGGAGCCTCTTGAGTGTGGCTGGTAGAAGACCTCGCTCCGGCTCCCACCTTCATAGGTCAGCAttgggggctcctcatctcggTTGCCCAGGTATGAGTGGTGCGTCTGGGGGATGTGGGGGTAAAAGTCGGCCTGAGAGACACTCTCCCCCTCAAGGTgttgctggtgctgctggggtGAGAGATGTGCGGCGCTGAACGCCTGCGTCTCCTCGGCCTCACTGCAGCTGTCTGGGTACTCATACGAAGGGGAGTCTAGCgtcttcctcttcatctgctGGGTGACCTCAGCCAGAGTCTCTGTGGTGGTCTCTCTGGACTGCTGCAACTTGCTAATGCAGCCGGGCCCTGAGATGCTGACCTGTTGCTGGGATTCGCAAGGCTCCAAGTCCTGGTTCCTCGCCATGCTCTCCACAGGATAAGGGGTGCTACTGGAGCGGTAGAGGATGACACTCCTCTGGGCAGGGGGGGCATGAGAGTGAGTCTGGCTTGGGGACATCAGGGTGGTACCGGCCTTCTCCAGAGGCTGTTGCTGGTGGTGTTGCTGGTCGTGGGGAGTTGGCCCATGATAGGCTCCAGTCTCCTGCTCCTGAGAATGATGCTGGCTCTGGTGGTGCGCAGGCCTGGCGTCCAGCCCGCGGTGGATGCTGAACATGATCTGTGTGGTGGTGTCGTTTGTGATGTCcatctccgacgtctctccctcctgcttgATCTCAAAGCCCAGGGGCTCCGGGCTGTCCCTGGAGGAGCTGTCGGACATGTCGGAGAGCGAACCCCGCGGGGAGTACTTCACCAGCAGGCCTTCACCACGCACCGAATGCTCCGTCTCCGAGGAGTCCGAGTTGATCATGACCTGGGAGCCACTGGAGTAGCCGCTGGAGTAGTagtgggaagaggaggaggagcctccgAGGCCTGATGCGTTGGCTGCACTGAGCTGCTGGCTCTGCTCCATGTAGGCGGCGGTACTGATGAGGCCGAAGCGCAACTTGAGCTGCAGGAGCTCCGTCTTCAGCCGGACGTTCTCATCGTTCAGCGCCATGACGCGGTTCTCCAGCACCATGTCGTTCAGCCGGCGCTTCTCACGGGACCGCTTGGCCGCCTCATTGTTCTTGCGCCGTTTCTCCCAGTAGGAGGCGTCCTTCTTCTCGTCGGAGATGAACTCGCGCTTGCGCCGGCAGCTCATTCTGGCCTTTGGTTTGGCGGGTCGTCCGAGGCGACCTGGAGCTCCTGGGTCTGATGTGAGAGACTCTTCTAGATCGGCCTCTGGACAGCTGGATTCGTTCTCTGAATTTTTGTTTAACTGTGTCAGAGATGAACTCAGACTTTCCATTCTTGTCCTGTTGCAGCCAGTTTTAAATCTTGCCAGACCGACTGAGTAAAAAAAATTAGGTCAGATGGTTTGGGGCAAGGGGAGTGTGGCGATAACCTGGTTCAAAATACAGTTTCTATGACCAGGATTGGCCAATGTCTCATTGAGAGTATTTGCTACCTTGCAGGCTACCCACATTGGGTAAAAAAAACTGTCCGTGAAGCCTTTAAAGTCA
This region includes:
- the LOC130398789 gene encoding uncharacterized protein LOC130398789, whose translation is MESLSSSLTQLNKNSENESSCPEADLEESLTSDPGAPGRLGRPAKPKARMSCRRKREFISDEKKDASYWEKRRKNNEAAKRSREKRRLNDMVLENRVMALNDENVRLKTELLQLKLRFGLISTAAYMEQSQQLSAANASGLGGSSSSSHYYSSGYSSGSQVMINSDSSETEHSVRGEGLLVKYSPRGSLSDMSDSSSRDSPEPLGFEIKQEGETSEMDITNDTTTQIMFSIHRGLDARPAHHQSQHHSQEQETGAYHGPTPHDQQHHQQQPLEKAGTTLMSPSQTHSHAPPAQRSVILYRSSSTPYPVESMARNQDLEPCESQQQVSISGPGCISKLQQSRETTTETLAEVTQQMKRKTLDSPSYEYPDSCSEAEETQAFSAAHLSPQQHQQHLEGESVSQADFYPHIPQTHHSYLGNRDEEPPMLTYEGGSRSEVFYQPHSRGSNKDTSSSDGDPRSSDKDASTDEDEPPSSSCSDAGCYPNQHLVRFHQPAAPTPPCSSQVQSKDSQGEVKGTALPHKLRLKHRSMSTSGSNSVQESPATPLSAMLPSLPQHPYLALATQQNHVRDSYSVVGISTQVTSGKGYRTDDAEQLD